The Chlorobaculum sp. MV4-Y genome contains the following window.
TACAGGATCCGAGCGTCTATATCAAATTCCGTCTGAAGGATTCGGATGAGAGCATCCTCGTCTGGACGACCACGCCGTGGACGCTGATCTCGAACGTCGCGCTTGCCGTCGGACGTGACATCGACTACGTGCGCGTCAAGCATCGCGAAACCGGCGAGGTGCTGATTCTTGCCGAATCGCGCCTGTCGGTGCTTGTCGAGAAGATCGGCGACGAGTCTGCATGGGAAATCATCGACCGCTGCAAAGGCAGCGACCTTGAAGGACGCGACTACGAGCCGCTCTTCAACTACTTCTCGCCCGAGCGCCGTGCCTGGTATGTGGCGTGCGGCGACTTCGTCTCGACCGGCGACGGTACGGGCATTGTGCACATCGCTCCGGCGTTCGGCGCGGATGACTACGAGCTGTCGAAGCAGTACCAGCTTCCGATGCTTCAGCCAGTGGCGCGTAACGGCTGCTTCACCGCCGAGGTTCCCGACTACGAAGGCATGTTCTTCAAGGAGGCCGACAAGCCGATTATGCAGCGGCTCAAGGAGGAGGGCAAGCTCTACCGCCGCGAGACGATCCAGCACACCTACCCATTCTCGTGGCGCTACGATGTGCCGGTGATCTACTACGCCCGCGAGTCGTGGTATATCCGCACCACCGACATCGCGCCGCGCATGGTGGAACTGAACAAGACCATCAACTGGAATCCCTCCGAAATCGGCGCGGGACGCTTTGGCAACTGGCTCGAAGAGAACAAGGACTGGGCGCTCTCCCGCGAACGTTTCTGGGGCACGCCGCTGCCGGTCTGGGTTGCCGAGGACTTCGCCATCGGCGACGGCCCCGACTCGGGCAAGCTCTTTGCGGTCGGTTCCGTCGCGGAGCTGCGCGAGGGTTTCATTGACATCGACGGCGAGTCGATGAATCTCGGCGACGCGCTCGACAAGGGTCTCGTCGAACTCGACCTGCACAAGCCTTTCGTGGATCGCATTTACTTTATCCGCGACGGCAAGCGTTTCAAACGCACGCCCGAACTGATCGACGTCTGGTTCGACAGCGGCTCGATGCCCTTCGCGCAGTTGCACTATCCTTTCGAGAACAAGGAGCTGTTCGACAAGACCTTTCCGGCGGACTTCATCGCCGAGGGCGTGGATCAGACGCGCGGCTGGTTCTACACGCTGCACGCCATCGCGACGCTCATCTTCGACCGTCCGGCCTACCGGAACCTCGTCGTCAATGGTCATATCCTCGACAAGAATGGCCAGAAGATGTCCAAGTCGAAGGGCAACGTGGTCGATCCGTTCGAGTCGATGGAGCAGTACGGCGCGGATGCCATTCGCTGGTATCTCATGATCACCAGCCCGCCGTGGCGCCCGAAGCTTTTCAACGCCGCTGAGATCGAGGAGGAGCAGCGCAAGTTCTTCCGCGCCTTTATCAACAGCTACAACTTCTTCGTGCTCTACGCCAACGTCGATGGTTTCCGGAACGAAGAGGCCGCCATTCCGTTCGCGCAGCGCTCAGAGCTCGACCGCTGGGTGCTCTCCAGCCTCAACACGCTCATCGTTGAAGTGACCAGCCGCATGGAGCAGTATGACCTCACGGGCGCGTGCCGTCTCATTGGCGACTTCACGGTCGATGACCTGTCGAACTGGTATATCCGCCGCTCGCGCAAGCGCTTCTGGAAGGGCGAGATGGGGCCGGACAAGCTCTCGGCTTACCAGACCCTCGCCACGGTGCTCGAAACGCTCTCGAAGCTGCTCGCTCCGTTCGTGCCGTTCATCGCCGAAAAAATCTGGCTTGACCTGAAGAGCGTCGGCGAAACCTCGAAAGCCGAATCGGTGCACCTCGCCGACTGGCCGGTGACGGACGAAAACTGCATTGACGCGGCGCTCGAAGAGCGCATGAAGAAGGCACAGATCATCACCTCACTGGTGCGCACCATGCGCGAGAAGGCCGCCATCAAGGTGCGCCAGCCGCTCAAGCGCATCCTGCTGGTCGCCGCCGAACCCGGTTCTCGCGCAGCCTACGAGCTGGTGTCGGACATCATCAAGGAAGAGGTCAATGTCCAGAAGATCGAGTATGTCGAGGACGAGGATGGCTCTGTGATCAGCAAGAAGGCCAAGCCCAACTTCAAGACCCTCGGGCCACGCTTTGGCAAGGACATGAAGCTCTTGGCCGAGGAGATCAGGATCATGAGTCGCAAGCAGATTTCGCGCCTCGAAACGGAAGGCTCCATCGAGATCGATCTCGGCGGGCGCATCTGCACTGTGCTTCGTGAGGATGTTGACATTGTGCATGAGGACATCGAGGGGTGGCTCGTGGCGGCGGACGACGCGCACCGCATTATGGTGGCGCTCGACACCGAAATCACCGAAGAGCTTGAGATGCTCGGCCTGGCCCGCGAGCTGGTGAGCCGCATTCAGACGCTCCGCAAGGAGAGTGGTCTCGAAATTACCGACCGTATCGCCCTGACGATTGCGGGCAGCGAAAAGCTGCTGGCGGCGGCGAGGAAGAGCGAGTCCTATATTATGGATGAAACGCTTGCCACGTCGATTGCACTGCTGCCGCTCGACGATTCGCAGCCTGGCGATGGCGCGGAGCAGGTCAACAATGAATTGTGCCAGTTGTCGCTTGAAAAATCCGGTTCGTGATCGTATTATATAACTTCGTGTTTTTACGGTTTACCGCTGGGTTGCCGTTGGAACCTCTAAACCATGACCATCATGTCGAAGAAAACCAGCCCTGTTCAGGAAAGCCCTGCGGAGCCTACGGAAGAGACCAGACTGACCAGGACTTACCTGAGCGACGAGGAGCTCGAACACTTCAGGCAGCTTCTGCTGAAGCGGCGTGATGAGGTGTTACGCGATCTCGATATTCTGCGTTCATCGCTGTCCGAGGAGAGCGTCGAGGACTCGATCAACTCGAACTACTCGATGCACATGGCCGATCACGGCACCGAAACTATGGATCGCGAGCAGCGCTTCATGTTCATCGCCCGTGACGAGAAATACCTACACTACATCGATCAGGCGCTCGACCGCATCCGTAACAAGACCTACGGCATCTGCACCAAATCGGGCAAGCCGATTCCCAAAAAGCGCCTCGAAGCCGTGCCGCACACCTCGGTGAGGATTGAATTCAAGCAGACAAAGAAGTAAAGCTTCAAGACTTCGGGAGGCATCATCACAGATTGAAAAGGCTGTCCACACCGGGCAGCCTTTCGTTTTTCCATTCAAAAAGAAAAGCCGTCCGGCCTGGAAGCGAAGACGGCTTTTTTATCTGGTGCTGTTTTTCCGTTCAGCAAACAGGAAGGCTTAGTCGTTTTCCTCTTTGTCGGTTGTTGCGTCGGTGATCGGGATGGGGTAATCTCCGCTGAAGCAGGCGGTGCAGTAGCCGCACTCTTCACCTTCGAATTTCGGTACGCTGTTCAGGAGTCCTTGCATGGAGAGGTATCTCAGTGAATCCACGCCGATGTACTCTCTGATCTTTTCGATGTCACCCAGCTCGTGCTCGGCATCAGCAAGCATGTGGGTGAGCAGCTGGCGCTTGGTCGGGAAGTCCATGCCGTAGAAGCAGGGATTGGTGATCGGCGGCGAGCTGATGTGCAGATGGATTTCCGCGGGATTGGCCTCCCGAACAAGCTTGATGAGCATTTTGGCCGTTGTGCCGCGCACGATCGAGTCATCGACAAGAATGATCGGTCGATCCTGCATGACGCCGCGCACGATGTTGTATTTGGAGCGAACCTTGATTTCGCGGCTCTGGATGCCGGGCTGGATGAAGGTGCGTCCAACGTAGTGATTGCGGATGAGGCCGTGCTCGAAACGGGCCGGTTTGCCAAGCTTGTTGCTCTCCCGGACGAAGCCGAGTGCGGCCGTGTTCGACGAGTCGGGTACGCTAACAACGGTCAACTCCTTTTCATCCGGTTGCCGCTCGATGGTCGATTCGCGCGCGAGATTTTTTCCGAGGTTCCGGCGCACCTTGTCCACCGAGTTCCGGAAAATGAAGCTATCGGGACGGGCAAAATAGACATACTCGAAGATGCAGCGGGCCTTGCGCTCGACTGGCGGAAGGTAGAGCGAAACCGGCTTTTCGTTGTCCACGGCGAGGTGATCGATCAGGAGGATTTCCCCCGGCGCGATGTCGCGGATGTACTCAGCCTTGATGATGTCGAAGGCACAGGTTTCGCTTGCCACGACGTAAGCCATCTCTCCGGTTGACGGATCGATTTTCTTGCCGAGGGCCAGAGGACGGACGCCGTATGGATCGCGGGCGGCAATCATCTGGTTGTTGGCCAGAATGACGATCGAATAGGCTCCCTCTACCTGCCTCAAGGCATCGTAAATCTGGTGCAGCGGCTCCTTCTCCTTGCTTCGCGCAGCCAGGTGCGGAATAATTTCTGTATCCGATGAGGCCTGGAAGATCACGCCCTGTTCGGTCAGTTCTTTGCGTAGCGCTCTTGAATTGGTGAGATTTCCGTTGTGGGCGATGGCGAGGCTTCCGGAGCGGTAGGTGAGGGAGAAGGGCTGGATATTGTTGTTCGATTTTGATGCGCCAGTAGTCGAGTATCTATTGTGTCCGATGGCGGCATAGCCGCTCAGGCTCTCGAAAATCTGCTCATCCCTGAACACTTCCGAAACCAGACCAGGCCCCTTGTGCTGCTTGAAGAGTGTTTTTTTCTTTGCTTTGTTGTATTCAGCTACCACGATACCTGCAGCTTCCTGCCCCCGGTGTTGAAGGGAGTAGAGACCGTAAAAGGTATCTTCGGCGGGAGTTTTTGAATTAAAAACGCCGAAAACTCCGCACATATCAGTAAAATCTTAAGATTGTGTAAAATCTTTGCCTCTGAGAGGCACGTAAAACTAATATATCAAGACCAAAATTAAAAACAATCAAACAGGCAAAAGCGCTCGCGTTTGGTTTTTCACTGCATCAGGTCGTACCATGTCCAGCCGCACCAGATACCATTGTTATTCTTCAGGTTTACACTCTGAAGGAATTGAATGGCTGCTTACGTCGTTTGTCTGTATGGAAGCCATCGCCCGCAAGAACATTCAACGCAAATAGTTATGAACACTGTAGCCAAAAAACCCGCACCCCAGTCGCCATGGACCTGGATTCTCATTACCCTGCTCTGGGGGAGCGTTTTCTTTTTACTTCTACGTGGATGCTGGGCAAGGCTTCGGCGTGGCTCGATGCTGGCGGATTCCTGCCTGACGGTGCCGCGACGCTGATCGTGTATCTG
Protein-coding sequences here:
- a CDS encoding TraR/DksA family transcriptional regulator, whose translation is MTIMSKKTSPVQESPAEPTEETRLTRTYLSDEELEHFRQLLLKRRDEVLRDLDILRSSLSEESVEDSINSNYSMHMADHGTETMDREQRFMFIARDEKYLHYIDQALDRIRNKTYGICTKSGKPIPKKRLEAVPHTSVRIEFKQTKK
- the purF gene encoding amidophosphoribosyltransferase, with the protein product MCGVFGVFNSKTPAEDTFYGLYSLQHRGQEAAGIVVAEYNKAKKKTLFKQHKGPGLVSEVFRDEQIFESLSGYAAIGHNRYSTTGASKSNNNIQPFSLTYRSGSLAIAHNGNLTNSRALRKELTEQGVIFQASSDTEIIPHLAARSKEKEPLHQIYDALRQVEGAYSIVILANNQMIAARDPYGVRPLALGKKIDPSTGEMAYVVASETCAFDIIKAEYIRDIAPGEILLIDHLAVDNEKPVSLYLPPVERKARCIFEYVYFARPDSFIFRNSVDKVRRNLGKNLARESTIERQPDEKELTVVSVPDSSNTAALGFVRESNKLGKPARFEHGLIRNHYVGRTFIQPGIQSREIKVRSKYNIVRGVMQDRPIILVDDSIVRGTTAKMLIKLVREANPAEIHLHISSPPITNPCFYGMDFPTKRQLLTHMLADAEHELGDIEKIREYIGVDSLRYLSMQGLLNSVPKFEGEECGYCTACFSGDYPIPITDATTDKEEND
- the ileS gene encoding isoleucine--tRNA ligase; protein product: MPDTYPEYPSSLSYSAMEAQIREFWIERNIFRKSLEKDAPKGIYSFYEGPPTVNGKPGVHHLFSRTIKDVVCRYHAMQGYQVPRKAGWDTHGLPVEISVEKKLGLKNKSHVEEYGVGEFNREARALVYHHIDDNREGWGKLTERMGYWVDMDSPYITCDNNYIESVWWALKTIFDKGLIYKDYKIVPQDPKSETVLSSHELALGYKEVQDPSVYIKFRLKDSDESILVWTTTPWTLISNVALAVGRDIDYVRVKHRETGEVLILAESRLSVLVEKIGDESAWEIIDRCKGSDLEGRDYEPLFNYFSPERRAWYVACGDFVSTGDGTGIVHIAPAFGADDYELSKQYQLPMLQPVARNGCFTAEVPDYEGMFFKEADKPIMQRLKEEGKLYRRETIQHTYPFSWRYDVPVIYYARESWYIRTTDIAPRMVELNKTINWNPSEIGAGRFGNWLEENKDWALSRERFWGTPLPVWVAEDFAIGDGPDSGKLFAVGSVAELREGFIDIDGESMNLGDALDKGLVELDLHKPFVDRIYFIRDGKRFKRTPELIDVWFDSGSMPFAQLHYPFENKELFDKTFPADFIAEGVDQTRGWFYTLHAIATLIFDRPAYRNLVVNGHILDKNGQKMSKSKGNVVDPFESMEQYGADAIRWYLMITSPPWRPKLFNAAEIEEEQRKFFRAFINSYNFFVLYANVDGFRNEEAAIPFAQRSELDRWVLSSLNTLIVEVTSRMEQYDLTGACRLIGDFTVDDLSNWYIRRSRKRFWKGEMGPDKLSAYQTLATVLETLSKLLAPFVPFIAEKIWLDLKSVGETSKAESVHLADWPVTDENCIDAALEERMKKAQIITSLVRTMREKAAIKVRQPLKRILLVAAEPGSRAAYELVSDIIKEEVNVQKIEYVEDEDGSVISKKAKPNFKTLGPRFGKDMKLLAEEIRIMSRKQISRLETEGSIEIDLGGRICTVLREDVDIVHEDIEGWLVAADDAHRIMVALDTEITEELEMLGLARELVSRIQTLRKESGLEITDRIALTIAGSEKLLAAARKSESYIMDETLATSIALLPLDDSQPGDGAEQVNNELCQLSLEKSGS